From Parambassis ranga chromosome 9, fParRan2.1, whole genome shotgun sequence, the proteins below share one genomic window:
- the rhobtb4 gene encoding rho related BTB domain containing 4 isoform X1 gives MWVNSGTVGRALSMDIDTDYERPNVETIKCVVVGDNAVGKTRLICARACNATLTQYQLLATHVPTVWAIDQYRVCQEVLERSRDVVDEVSVSLRLWDTFGDHHKDRRFAYGRSDVVVLCFSLANPNSLRHVRTMWFPEIKHFCPRTPIILVGCQLDLRYADLDAVNRARRPLAKPIKPTDILPPERGHEVAKELGIPYYETSIVAQFGVKDVFDNAIRAALISRRHLQFWKSHLKKVQRPLLQAPFLPPRPPRPIVGIPDPPLTDGEGPDSLFCQPLCADVLFLLQGGTTRVFAHKVYLATSCSKFYDLFTLDLGGSCMGVQGEEQESQENLESGEEDEQSRRGAKEQAGRTKSLDIDKDGVDGGVRGLNRPQLLQQGSLRTSQSDNALPSRAQYSLGALGTGRALSGWGRGFLSVCLEHIDDPMTGRPRLMTVVAMDALIQEEPFKAVLQYLYTGSLDEGRGDLMQVATIAELLEVFDLRMMVANVLNRESFMNQEITKAFHVRRANRIKECLNKGTFADVVFRLDDGCLPAHKPLLISSCDWMAAMFRGSFMESYIEEVSIPNTSTACMRGVLEFLYCGLLTPCPGLEPMELIVLANRLCLPRLVAMTELHAVDELLQLAVKGVDIDGQVLAYLELAQFHNAKQLSAWCLHHICTNYNSICRKFPKDMKAMSAENQKHFEKQRWPPVWFLKEEDRYLRSQKEREREEEILRKQHTKRGWCFWRHPSSTPHVS, from the exons ATGTGGGTCAATTCCGGAACCGTTGGAAG GGCCCTCTCCATGGATATAGACACAGACTATGAGCGGCCCAATGTGGAAACCATTAAATGTGTGGTGGTAGGGGATAATGCAGTCGGCAAGACCAGGCTAATCTGTGCCCGGGCCTGCAATGCCACCCTCACACAGTATCAGCTGCTTGCCACCCACGTGCCAACCGTCTGGGCCATCGACCAGTACCGTGTATGCCAGGag GTGTTAGAGAGATCTCGTGATGTAGTGGATGAGGTCAGCGTGTCCCTGAGGCTATGGGACACATTTGGTGATCATCACAAAGACAGAAGATTTGCCTATGGCAG GTCTGACGTAGTGgtgctctgcttctctctggcTAATCCCAATTCCCTGCGCCACGTCCGCACCATGTGGTTCCCGGAGATCAAGCACTTCTGTCCCCGAACGCCCATCATCCTGGTTGGCTGCCAGCTGGATCTGCGCTATGCTGACCTGGATGCAGTTAACCGTGCACGGCGACCACTAGCCAA ACCCATCAAACCTACAGATATCCTTCCTCCAGAAAGAGGCCATGAGGTGGCGAAAGAACTTGGTATACCCTACTACGAGACCAGCATTGTTGCCCAGTTTGGGGTCAAAGATGTCTTTGACAATGCCATCCGTGCTGCTCTGATCTCACGGCGACACCTGCAGTTCTGGAAGTCCCACCTGAAAAAAGTCCAGCGGCCTCTTCTTCAAGCACCCTTCCTGCCTCCTCGTCCGCCACGCCCCATAGTGGGGATCCCTGACCCCCCTCTCACAGATGGGGAAGGTCCTGACTCCCTTTTCTGCCAACCTCTGTGTGCAGATGTTCTTTTCCTCCTGCAGGGTGGCACCACTCGTGTCTTTGCACACAAAGTCTATCTGGCAACATCTTGCTCCAAGTTCTATGACCTTTTCACTCTTGATCTGGGTGGGTCATGCATGGGGGTGCAGGGGGAGGAACAGGAGAGCCAGGAAAACTTGGAGAGTGGAGAGGAAGATGAGCAAAGCAGGAGAGGAGCCAAGGAGCAAGCTGGGCGCACTAAGAGCCTTGATATTGACAAAGATGGGGTTGATGGAGGAGTGCGGGGCCTGAATCGACCCCAGCTGCTCCAGCAGGGCTCTTTGAGGACTTCACAGAGTGATAATGCGCTTCCTTCTCGTGCACAGTACTCCCTTGGAGCACTGGGGACTGGTCGAGCACTTTCAGGATGGGGAAGGGGGTTCttgagtgtgtgtctggagcATATTGATGATCCCATGACCGGACGGCCTCGTCTCATGACTGTAGTAGCCATGGATGCACTTATACAAGAGGAACCATTCAAG GCGGTACTTCAGTACTTGTACACAGGCAGCCTGGATGAGGGCAGAGGAGATCTGATGCAGGTGGCCACCATCGCAGAGCTGCTGGAGGTGTTCGACCTGCGGATGATGGTGGCCAACGTTCTTAACAGAGAGAGCTTCATGAACCAGGAGATCACTAAAGCCTTCCATGTCCGCAGAGCCAACCGCATCAAAGAGTGTCTCAATAAAGGGACATTTGCTG ATGTGGTGTTCCGCCTGGACGATGGCTGCCTCCCCGCCCACAAGCCCCTGCTCATCTCCAGCTGCGACTGGATGGCGGCCATGTTCCGTGGCTCTTTCATGGAAAGTTACATAGAAGAG GTATCCATTCCTAACACCAGTACAGCCTGTATGCGTGGGGTGCTGGAGTTCCTGTACTGCGGCCTTCTCACGCCCTGTCCTGGTCTGGAGCCCATGGAACTAATTGTTCTGGCCAACCGCCTCTGCTTGCCACGCCTTGTCGCCATGACTG AGTTGCATGCTGTGGATGAGCTCCTCCAGCTGGCAGTGAAAGGAGTTGACATCGATGGGCAGGTGTTGGCTTACCTTGAGCTTGCACAG TTTCACAATGCCAAGCAGCTATCAGCTTGGTGTCTCCATCACATCTGCACTAATTATAACAGCATCTGCCGCAAGTTTCCCAAAGACATGAAGGCCATGTCTGCAG AAAACCAGAAGCACTTTGAGAAGCAGCGCTGGCCTCCTGTGTGGTTCCTAAAAGAGGAAGACCGCTACCTGCGCTCTCAGAAGGAGCGCGAACGTGAGGAGGAGATCTTGCGCAAGCAACACACCAAACGGGGCTGGTGTTTCTGGAGGCACCCGTCCTCCACGCCACATGTCTCCTAA
- the rhobtb4 gene encoding rho related BTB domain containing 4 isoform X4, with product MDIDTDYERPNVETIKCVVVGDNAVGKTRLICARACNATLTQYQLLATHVPTVWAIDQYRVCQEVLERSRDVVDEVSVSLRLWDTFGDHHKDRRFAYGRSDVVVLCFSLANPNSLRHVRTMWFPEIKHFCPRTPIILVGCQLDLRYADLDAVNRARRPLAKPIKPTDILPPERGHEVAKELGIPYYETSIVAQFGVKDVFDNAIRAALISRRHLQFWKSHLKKVQRPLLQAPFLPPRPPRPIVGIPDPPLTDGEGPDSLFCQPLCADVLFLLQGGTTRVFAHKVYLATSCSKFYDLFTLDLGGSCMGVQGEEQESQENLESGEEDEQSRRGAKEQAGRTKSLDIDKDGVDGGVRGLNRPQLLQQGSLRTSQSDNALPSRAQYSLGALGTGRALSGWGRGFLSVCLEHIDDPMTGRPRLMTVVAMDALIQEEPFKAVLQYLYTGSLDEGRGDLMQVATIAELLEVFDLRMMVANVLNRESFMNQEITKAFHVRRANRIKECLNKGTFADVVFRLDDGCLPAHKPLLISSCDWMAAMFRGSFMESYIEEVSIPNTSTACMRGVLEFLYCGLLTPCPGLEPMELIVLANRLCLPRLVAMTELHAVDELLQLAVKGVDIDGQVLAYLELAQFHNAKQLSAWCLHHICTNYNSICRKFPKDMKAMSAENQKHFEKQRWPPVWFLKEEDRYLRSQKEREREEEILRKQHTKRGWCFWRHPSSTPHVS from the exons ATGGATATAGACACAGACTATGAGCGGCCCAATGTGGAAACCATTAAATGTGTGGTGGTAGGGGATAATGCAGTCGGCAAGACCAGGCTAATCTGTGCCCGGGCCTGCAATGCCACCCTCACACAGTATCAGCTGCTTGCCACCCACGTGCCAACCGTCTGGGCCATCGACCAGTACCGTGTATGCCAGGag GTGTTAGAGAGATCTCGTGATGTAGTGGATGAGGTCAGCGTGTCCCTGAGGCTATGGGACACATTTGGTGATCATCACAAAGACAGAAGATTTGCCTATGGCAG GTCTGACGTAGTGgtgctctgcttctctctggcTAATCCCAATTCCCTGCGCCACGTCCGCACCATGTGGTTCCCGGAGATCAAGCACTTCTGTCCCCGAACGCCCATCATCCTGGTTGGCTGCCAGCTGGATCTGCGCTATGCTGACCTGGATGCAGTTAACCGTGCACGGCGACCACTAGCCAA ACCCATCAAACCTACAGATATCCTTCCTCCAGAAAGAGGCCATGAGGTGGCGAAAGAACTTGGTATACCCTACTACGAGACCAGCATTGTTGCCCAGTTTGGGGTCAAAGATGTCTTTGACAATGCCATCCGTGCTGCTCTGATCTCACGGCGACACCTGCAGTTCTGGAAGTCCCACCTGAAAAAAGTCCAGCGGCCTCTTCTTCAAGCACCCTTCCTGCCTCCTCGTCCGCCACGCCCCATAGTGGGGATCCCTGACCCCCCTCTCACAGATGGGGAAGGTCCTGACTCCCTTTTCTGCCAACCTCTGTGTGCAGATGTTCTTTTCCTCCTGCAGGGTGGCACCACTCGTGTCTTTGCACACAAAGTCTATCTGGCAACATCTTGCTCCAAGTTCTATGACCTTTTCACTCTTGATCTGGGTGGGTCATGCATGGGGGTGCAGGGGGAGGAACAGGAGAGCCAGGAAAACTTGGAGAGTGGAGAGGAAGATGAGCAAAGCAGGAGAGGAGCCAAGGAGCAAGCTGGGCGCACTAAGAGCCTTGATATTGACAAAGATGGGGTTGATGGAGGAGTGCGGGGCCTGAATCGACCCCAGCTGCTCCAGCAGGGCTCTTTGAGGACTTCACAGAGTGATAATGCGCTTCCTTCTCGTGCACAGTACTCCCTTGGAGCACTGGGGACTGGTCGAGCACTTTCAGGATGGGGAAGGGGGTTCttgagtgtgtgtctggagcATATTGATGATCCCATGACCGGACGGCCTCGTCTCATGACTGTAGTAGCCATGGATGCACTTATACAAGAGGAACCATTCAAG GCGGTACTTCAGTACTTGTACACAGGCAGCCTGGATGAGGGCAGAGGAGATCTGATGCAGGTGGCCACCATCGCAGAGCTGCTGGAGGTGTTCGACCTGCGGATGATGGTGGCCAACGTTCTTAACAGAGAGAGCTTCATGAACCAGGAGATCACTAAAGCCTTCCATGTCCGCAGAGCCAACCGCATCAAAGAGTGTCTCAATAAAGGGACATTTGCTG ATGTGGTGTTCCGCCTGGACGATGGCTGCCTCCCCGCCCACAAGCCCCTGCTCATCTCCAGCTGCGACTGGATGGCGGCCATGTTCCGTGGCTCTTTCATGGAAAGTTACATAGAAGAG GTATCCATTCCTAACACCAGTACAGCCTGTATGCGTGGGGTGCTGGAGTTCCTGTACTGCGGCCTTCTCACGCCCTGTCCTGGTCTGGAGCCCATGGAACTAATTGTTCTGGCCAACCGCCTCTGCTTGCCACGCCTTGTCGCCATGACTG AGTTGCATGCTGTGGATGAGCTCCTCCAGCTGGCAGTGAAAGGAGTTGACATCGATGGGCAGGTGTTGGCTTACCTTGAGCTTGCACAG TTTCACAATGCCAAGCAGCTATCAGCTTGGTGTCTCCATCACATCTGCACTAATTATAACAGCATCTGCCGCAAGTTTCCCAAAGACATGAAGGCCATGTCTGCAG AAAACCAGAAGCACTTTGAGAAGCAGCGCTGGCCTCCTGTGTGGTTCCTAAAAGAGGAAGACCGCTACCTGCGCTCTCAGAAGGAGCGCGAACGTGAGGAGGAGATCTTGCGCAAGCAACACACCAAACGGGGCTGGTGTTTCTGGAGGCACCCGTCCTCCACGCCACATGTCTCCTAA
- the rhobtb4 gene encoding rho related BTB domain containing 4 isoform X2 translates to MSQRALSMDIDTDYERPNVETIKCVVVGDNAVGKTRLICARACNATLTQYQLLATHVPTVWAIDQYRVCQEVLERSRDVVDEVSVSLRLWDTFGDHHKDRRFAYGRSDVVVLCFSLANPNSLRHVRTMWFPEIKHFCPRTPIILVGCQLDLRYADLDAVNRARRPLAKPIKPTDILPPERGHEVAKELGIPYYETSIVAQFGVKDVFDNAIRAALISRRHLQFWKSHLKKVQRPLLQAPFLPPRPPRPIVGIPDPPLTDGEGPDSLFCQPLCADVLFLLQGGTTRVFAHKVYLATSCSKFYDLFTLDLGGSCMGVQGEEQESQENLESGEEDEQSRRGAKEQAGRTKSLDIDKDGVDGGVRGLNRPQLLQQGSLRTSQSDNALPSRAQYSLGALGTGRALSGWGRGFLSVCLEHIDDPMTGRPRLMTVVAMDALIQEEPFKAVLQYLYTGSLDEGRGDLMQVATIAELLEVFDLRMMVANVLNRESFMNQEITKAFHVRRANRIKECLNKGTFADVVFRLDDGCLPAHKPLLISSCDWMAAMFRGSFMESYIEEVSIPNTSTACMRGVLEFLYCGLLTPCPGLEPMELIVLANRLCLPRLVAMTELHAVDELLQLAVKGVDIDGQVLAYLELAQFHNAKQLSAWCLHHICTNYNSICRKFPKDMKAMSAENQKHFEKQRWPPVWFLKEEDRYLRSQKEREREEEILRKQHTKRGWCFWRHPSSTPHVS, encoded by the exons GGCCCTCTCCATGGATATAGACACAGACTATGAGCGGCCCAATGTGGAAACCATTAAATGTGTGGTGGTAGGGGATAATGCAGTCGGCAAGACCAGGCTAATCTGTGCCCGGGCCTGCAATGCCACCCTCACACAGTATCAGCTGCTTGCCACCCACGTGCCAACCGTCTGGGCCATCGACCAGTACCGTGTATGCCAGGag GTGTTAGAGAGATCTCGTGATGTAGTGGATGAGGTCAGCGTGTCCCTGAGGCTATGGGACACATTTGGTGATCATCACAAAGACAGAAGATTTGCCTATGGCAG GTCTGACGTAGTGgtgctctgcttctctctggcTAATCCCAATTCCCTGCGCCACGTCCGCACCATGTGGTTCCCGGAGATCAAGCACTTCTGTCCCCGAACGCCCATCATCCTGGTTGGCTGCCAGCTGGATCTGCGCTATGCTGACCTGGATGCAGTTAACCGTGCACGGCGACCACTAGCCAA ACCCATCAAACCTACAGATATCCTTCCTCCAGAAAGAGGCCATGAGGTGGCGAAAGAACTTGGTATACCCTACTACGAGACCAGCATTGTTGCCCAGTTTGGGGTCAAAGATGTCTTTGACAATGCCATCCGTGCTGCTCTGATCTCACGGCGACACCTGCAGTTCTGGAAGTCCCACCTGAAAAAAGTCCAGCGGCCTCTTCTTCAAGCACCCTTCCTGCCTCCTCGTCCGCCACGCCCCATAGTGGGGATCCCTGACCCCCCTCTCACAGATGGGGAAGGTCCTGACTCCCTTTTCTGCCAACCTCTGTGTGCAGATGTTCTTTTCCTCCTGCAGGGTGGCACCACTCGTGTCTTTGCACACAAAGTCTATCTGGCAACATCTTGCTCCAAGTTCTATGACCTTTTCACTCTTGATCTGGGTGGGTCATGCATGGGGGTGCAGGGGGAGGAACAGGAGAGCCAGGAAAACTTGGAGAGTGGAGAGGAAGATGAGCAAAGCAGGAGAGGAGCCAAGGAGCAAGCTGGGCGCACTAAGAGCCTTGATATTGACAAAGATGGGGTTGATGGAGGAGTGCGGGGCCTGAATCGACCCCAGCTGCTCCAGCAGGGCTCTTTGAGGACTTCACAGAGTGATAATGCGCTTCCTTCTCGTGCACAGTACTCCCTTGGAGCACTGGGGACTGGTCGAGCACTTTCAGGATGGGGAAGGGGGTTCttgagtgtgtgtctggagcATATTGATGATCCCATGACCGGACGGCCTCGTCTCATGACTGTAGTAGCCATGGATGCACTTATACAAGAGGAACCATTCAAG GCGGTACTTCAGTACTTGTACACAGGCAGCCTGGATGAGGGCAGAGGAGATCTGATGCAGGTGGCCACCATCGCAGAGCTGCTGGAGGTGTTCGACCTGCGGATGATGGTGGCCAACGTTCTTAACAGAGAGAGCTTCATGAACCAGGAGATCACTAAAGCCTTCCATGTCCGCAGAGCCAACCGCATCAAAGAGTGTCTCAATAAAGGGACATTTGCTG ATGTGGTGTTCCGCCTGGACGATGGCTGCCTCCCCGCCCACAAGCCCCTGCTCATCTCCAGCTGCGACTGGATGGCGGCCATGTTCCGTGGCTCTTTCATGGAAAGTTACATAGAAGAG GTATCCATTCCTAACACCAGTACAGCCTGTATGCGTGGGGTGCTGGAGTTCCTGTACTGCGGCCTTCTCACGCCCTGTCCTGGTCTGGAGCCCATGGAACTAATTGTTCTGGCCAACCGCCTCTGCTTGCCACGCCTTGTCGCCATGACTG AGTTGCATGCTGTGGATGAGCTCCTCCAGCTGGCAGTGAAAGGAGTTGACATCGATGGGCAGGTGTTGGCTTACCTTGAGCTTGCACAG TTTCACAATGCCAAGCAGCTATCAGCTTGGTGTCTCCATCACATCTGCACTAATTATAACAGCATCTGCCGCAAGTTTCCCAAAGACATGAAGGCCATGTCTGCAG AAAACCAGAAGCACTTTGAGAAGCAGCGCTGGCCTCCTGTGTGGTTCCTAAAAGAGGAAGACCGCTACCTGCGCTCTCAGAAGGAGCGCGAACGTGAGGAGGAGATCTTGCGCAAGCAACACACCAAACGGGGCTGGTGTTTCTGGAGGCACCCGTCCTCCACGCCACATGTCTCCTAA
- the rhobtb4 gene encoding rho related BTB domain containing 4 isoform X3 gives MPTRALSMDIDTDYERPNVETIKCVVVGDNAVGKTRLICARACNATLTQYQLLATHVPTVWAIDQYRVCQEVLERSRDVVDEVSVSLRLWDTFGDHHKDRRFAYGRSDVVVLCFSLANPNSLRHVRTMWFPEIKHFCPRTPIILVGCQLDLRYADLDAVNRARRPLAKPIKPTDILPPERGHEVAKELGIPYYETSIVAQFGVKDVFDNAIRAALISRRHLQFWKSHLKKVQRPLLQAPFLPPRPPRPIVGIPDPPLTDGEGPDSLFCQPLCADVLFLLQGGTTRVFAHKVYLATSCSKFYDLFTLDLGGSCMGVQGEEQESQENLESGEEDEQSRRGAKEQAGRTKSLDIDKDGVDGGVRGLNRPQLLQQGSLRTSQSDNALPSRAQYSLGALGTGRALSGWGRGFLSVCLEHIDDPMTGRPRLMTVVAMDALIQEEPFKAVLQYLYTGSLDEGRGDLMQVATIAELLEVFDLRMMVANVLNRESFMNQEITKAFHVRRANRIKECLNKGTFADVVFRLDDGCLPAHKPLLISSCDWMAAMFRGSFMESYIEEVSIPNTSTACMRGVLEFLYCGLLTPCPGLEPMELIVLANRLCLPRLVAMTELHAVDELLQLAVKGVDIDGQVLAYLELAQFHNAKQLSAWCLHHICTNYNSICRKFPKDMKAMSAENQKHFEKQRWPPVWFLKEEDRYLRSQKEREREEEILRKQHTKRGWCFWRHPSSTPHVS, from the exons GGCCCTCTCCATGGATATAGACACAGACTATGAGCGGCCCAATGTGGAAACCATTAAATGTGTGGTGGTAGGGGATAATGCAGTCGGCAAGACCAGGCTAATCTGTGCCCGGGCCTGCAATGCCACCCTCACACAGTATCAGCTGCTTGCCACCCACGTGCCAACCGTCTGGGCCATCGACCAGTACCGTGTATGCCAGGag GTGTTAGAGAGATCTCGTGATGTAGTGGATGAGGTCAGCGTGTCCCTGAGGCTATGGGACACATTTGGTGATCATCACAAAGACAGAAGATTTGCCTATGGCAG GTCTGACGTAGTGgtgctctgcttctctctggcTAATCCCAATTCCCTGCGCCACGTCCGCACCATGTGGTTCCCGGAGATCAAGCACTTCTGTCCCCGAACGCCCATCATCCTGGTTGGCTGCCAGCTGGATCTGCGCTATGCTGACCTGGATGCAGTTAACCGTGCACGGCGACCACTAGCCAA ACCCATCAAACCTACAGATATCCTTCCTCCAGAAAGAGGCCATGAGGTGGCGAAAGAACTTGGTATACCCTACTACGAGACCAGCATTGTTGCCCAGTTTGGGGTCAAAGATGTCTTTGACAATGCCATCCGTGCTGCTCTGATCTCACGGCGACACCTGCAGTTCTGGAAGTCCCACCTGAAAAAAGTCCAGCGGCCTCTTCTTCAAGCACCCTTCCTGCCTCCTCGTCCGCCACGCCCCATAGTGGGGATCCCTGACCCCCCTCTCACAGATGGGGAAGGTCCTGACTCCCTTTTCTGCCAACCTCTGTGTGCAGATGTTCTTTTCCTCCTGCAGGGTGGCACCACTCGTGTCTTTGCACACAAAGTCTATCTGGCAACATCTTGCTCCAAGTTCTATGACCTTTTCACTCTTGATCTGGGTGGGTCATGCATGGGGGTGCAGGGGGAGGAACAGGAGAGCCAGGAAAACTTGGAGAGTGGAGAGGAAGATGAGCAAAGCAGGAGAGGAGCCAAGGAGCAAGCTGGGCGCACTAAGAGCCTTGATATTGACAAAGATGGGGTTGATGGAGGAGTGCGGGGCCTGAATCGACCCCAGCTGCTCCAGCAGGGCTCTTTGAGGACTTCACAGAGTGATAATGCGCTTCCTTCTCGTGCACAGTACTCCCTTGGAGCACTGGGGACTGGTCGAGCACTTTCAGGATGGGGAAGGGGGTTCttgagtgtgtgtctggagcATATTGATGATCCCATGACCGGACGGCCTCGTCTCATGACTGTAGTAGCCATGGATGCACTTATACAAGAGGAACCATTCAAG GCGGTACTTCAGTACTTGTACACAGGCAGCCTGGATGAGGGCAGAGGAGATCTGATGCAGGTGGCCACCATCGCAGAGCTGCTGGAGGTGTTCGACCTGCGGATGATGGTGGCCAACGTTCTTAACAGAGAGAGCTTCATGAACCAGGAGATCACTAAAGCCTTCCATGTCCGCAGAGCCAACCGCATCAAAGAGTGTCTCAATAAAGGGACATTTGCTG ATGTGGTGTTCCGCCTGGACGATGGCTGCCTCCCCGCCCACAAGCCCCTGCTCATCTCCAGCTGCGACTGGATGGCGGCCATGTTCCGTGGCTCTTTCATGGAAAGTTACATAGAAGAG GTATCCATTCCTAACACCAGTACAGCCTGTATGCGTGGGGTGCTGGAGTTCCTGTACTGCGGCCTTCTCACGCCCTGTCCTGGTCTGGAGCCCATGGAACTAATTGTTCTGGCCAACCGCCTCTGCTTGCCACGCCTTGTCGCCATGACTG AGTTGCATGCTGTGGATGAGCTCCTCCAGCTGGCAGTGAAAGGAGTTGACATCGATGGGCAGGTGTTGGCTTACCTTGAGCTTGCACAG TTTCACAATGCCAAGCAGCTATCAGCTTGGTGTCTCCATCACATCTGCACTAATTATAACAGCATCTGCCGCAAGTTTCCCAAAGACATGAAGGCCATGTCTGCAG AAAACCAGAAGCACTTTGAGAAGCAGCGCTGGCCTCCTGTGTGGTTCCTAAAAGAGGAAGACCGCTACCTGCGCTCTCAGAAGGAGCGCGAACGTGAGGAGGAGATCTTGCGCAAGCAACACACCAAACGGGGCTGGTGTTTCTGGAGGCACCCGTCCTCCACGCCACATGTCTCCTAA